In Monodelphis domestica isolate mMonDom1 chromosome 3, mMonDom1.pri, whole genome shotgun sequence, the following proteins share a genomic window:
- the SLC7A4 gene encoding cationic amino acid transporter 4 — translation MAWGLPSAAGLARLCQKLNRLKPLEDATMETSLRRCLSTLDLALLGIGGMVGSGLYVLTGTVAKEMAGPAVLVSFAVAAVASLLAALCYAEFGARVPRTGSAYMFTYVSMGELWAFLIGWNVLLEYMIGGAAVARAWSGYLDSIFSHHIRNFTETHVGVWRVPFLARYPDFLAAGILLIAAAFVSCGARVSSWLNHIFSALSLGVIVFIVVLGFVLAQPKNWSSREGGFAPFGFSGILAGTATCFYAFVGFDVIAASSEEARNPKRAVPMAIAISLSLVAGAYILVSMVLTLMVPWHSLDPESALADAFYRRGYGWAGFIVAAGSICAMNTVLLSNLFSLPRIVYAMATDGLFFQAFAHVHPKTQVPVVAIVVFGGLMALLALVLDLEALVQFLSIGTLLAYTFVAASIIVLRFQRAPAPGSPPAPASPEPPSKEYESFSDRLQLVGATQAEAPEPGQLKLAWRPYLPFLGTHCSPGAAVTWALVGLMVSAIGLSCVLIFGDSPLHLPRWCAAFLLVLCSLAFLFSLLLLSAHQQQPSQDTFQIPWVPLTPALSILLNICLMLKLSYMTWLRFAIWLLVGLGVYFGYGIRHSKENVQDPPGAGSTRYVVFPSGSLEETVETVQPPGQAPPGPAPSTDSPGSRG, via the exons ATGGCGTGGGGGCTCCCCAGCGCCGCCGGGCTGGCCCGTCTCTGCCAGAAGCTCAACCGGCTGAAGCCCCTGGAAGACGCCACGATGGAGACGTCCCTGAGGCGCTGCCTGTCCACCCTGGACCTGGCGCTGCTGGGCATCGGGGGCATGGTGGGCTCGGGCCTCTACGTGCTCACGGGCACGGTGGCCAAGGAGATGGCGGGCCCGGCGGTGCTCGTCTCCTTCGCCGTGGCCGCCGTGGCCTCGCTGCTGGCGGCCCTGTGCTACGCGGAGTTTGGGGCCCGGGTTCCGCGCACGGGCTCGGCCTACATGTTCACATACGTGTCCATGGGCGAGCTCTGGGCCTTCCTGATCGGCTGGAACGTCCTCCTGGAGTACATGATCGGGGGCGCCGCCGTGGCCCGCGCCTGGAGCGGCTACCTGGACTCCATCTTCAGCCACCACATCCGCAACTTCACAGAGACGCACGTGGGCGTGTGGCGCGTGCCCTTCCTGGCCCGCTACCCAGACTTCCTGGCGGCGGGCATCCTGCTGATCGCGGCCGCCTTCGTCTCCTGCGGGGCCCGCGTCTCCTCCTGGCTCAACCACATCTTCTCCGCCCTCAGCCTGGGCGTCATCGTCTTCATTGTCGTCCTGGGCTTCGTCCTGGCCCAGCCCAAGAACTGGAGCTCCCGGGAGGGCGGCTTCGCCCCCTTCGGCTTCTCGGGCATCCTGGCGGGCACGGCCACCTGCTTCTACGCCTTCGTGGGCTTCGACGTCATCGCCGCCTCCAGCGAGGAGGCCAGGAACCCCAAGCGGGCGGTGCCCATGGCCATCGCCATCTCCCTGAGCCTGGTGGCGGGCGCCTACATCCTGGTGTCCATGGTCCTCACTCTGATGGTGCCCTGGCACAGCCTGGACCCGGAGTCGGCCCTGGCCGATGCCTTCTACCGGCGCGGCTACGGCTGGGCTGGCTTCATCGTGGCCGCGGGATCCATCTGCG CCATGAACACCGTCCTGCTCAGTAACCTCTTCTCCCTGCCGAGGATCGTCTACGCCATGGCCACCGACGGACTCTTCTTCCAGGCCTTTGCCCACGTGCACCCCAAGACCCAGGTGCCGGTCGTGGCCATCGTGGTGTTCGGAGGCCTCATGGCGCTGCTGGCCTTGGTCTTAGACCTGGAGGCTCTGGTCCAGTTCCTGTCTATCGGGACGCTGCTGGCCTACACTTTCGTGGCAGCCAGTATCATTGTCCTGCGCTTCCAGAGAGCCCCGGCCCCTGGCTCACCTCCAGCCCCGGCAAGTCCGGAACCTCCTTCCAAGGAGTATGAGTCCTTCTCTGACCGACTGCAGCTGGTGGGGGCCACCCAGGCCGAGGCCCCCGAGCCGGGCCAGCTCAAGCTGGCTTGGCGGCCTTACCTGCCCTTTCTGGGCACCCACTGCAGCCCAGGGGCTGCTGTGACCTGGGCCCTGGTGGGGCTCATGGTGTCTGCCATTGGGCTCAGCTGCGTGCTCATCTTTGGAGATTCCCCCCTGCATCTGCCCCGCTGGTGCGCTGCCTTCCTGCTGGTTCTCTGTAGCCTGGCCTTCCTGTTCAGCCTGCTCCTCCTCAGTGCCCATCAGCAGCAGCCAAGCCAGGACACTTTCCAG ATCCCTTGGGTGCCCCTGACTCCGGCCCTCAGCATCCTTCTGAACATCTGTCTCATGCTGAAGCTGAGTTATATGACCTGGCTGCGCTTTGCCATCTGGTTGCTTGTAG GGCTTGGGGTCTACTTTGGCTACGGAATCAGACACAGTAAGGAGAACGTCCAGGACCCTCCGGGGGCGGGCAGCACCCGCTATGTGGTGTTTCCCAGTGGGAGCCTGGAGGAGACGGTGGAGACGGTGCAGCCCCCGGGCCAGGCCCCCCCAGGCCCTGCCCCCAGCACAGACAGCCCGGGGAGCCGCGGCTGA